In one window of Mytilus galloprovincialis chromosome 6, xbMytGall1.hap1.1, whole genome shotgun sequence DNA:
- the LOC143078301 gene encoding ras-related protein Rab-13-like — translation MAFHHRRKNRNSLSILVTGSSGCGKTSLVNRFIGNTFTEEHIPTQFMNGKSHKVEVNGKEIRLQLSDTDGDRKYEGYSINYYAEMDATIIIYDISKQESLEMASDILQRWRKYNKGNEKAFVFLVGNKCDMEREINKVDVENFAEKENLPHTETSAKTNENVTEMFMSLIKRLANDGDDGGGNNHADDTLSGGGNKQADETTSELKEDASKTVHADTAPSTTTQNSNCCVIS, via the exons ATGGCTTTTCATCATAGACGAAAAAACAg AAATTCATTATCAATACTAGTGACAGGATCGTCAGGATGTGGGAAAACAAGCTTGGTCAATCGCTTTATT GGAAATACTTTCACCGAAGAACATATACCTACACAGTTTATGAATGGT AAGTCGCATAAGGTTGAAGTAAATGGAAAAGAAATTCGTCTACAGCTT TCTGACACAGATGGGGATAGAAAGTACGAGGGTTATTCTATTAATTACTATGCTGAGATGGATGCAACTATTATTATCTATGATATATCAAAACAA gAATCTTTAGAGATGGCGAGCGATATATTGCAGCGATGGAGAAAATACAATAAAGGGAATGAGAAGGCCTTTGTATTTCTAGTAGGAAACAAATGTGACATGGAACGTGAAATAAACAAAGTGGACGTCGAG aattttgcaGAAAAGGAAAATTTACCCCACACAGAAACAAGCGCAAAAACGAACGAAAATGTAACGGAGATGTTCATGTCACTTATCAAACGACTGGCTAATGACGGCGATGATGGTGGCGGTAATAACCATGCAGACGATACCCTGTCCGGTGGTGGTAATAAACAAGCAGACGAGACCACGTCCGAACTGAAAGAAGATGCCAGTAAAACTGTTCATGCAGATACTGCACCTTCTACCACAACGCAAAACAGCAACTGTTGTGTTATAAGCTAG
- the LOC143080247 gene encoding ras-related protein Rab-30-like, whose amino-acid sequence MDGKRKKKQRHFSILVTGSSGCGKTSLINRLIKDTFNKNHVSTQYMDSMQYVAQVNGERIPVQISDTDADRNYEGYSINYYATMDATIIIYDISNQESLENVTEICKRWQRFSSRKTKPVAILVGNKSDIKREINKEDVEIFAEQKQIPHIETSAKLNENVTEMFMSIIKRLIENDSDGTGDYDDDVDDSDDGDDTVPITSKKNSSCSCVIS is encoded by the exons ATGGATGGTAAACGTAAAAAAAAGCAAAG gcATTTCTCAATACTTGTGACGGGTTCGTCAGGTTGTGGGAAGACAAGCTTGATTAATCGCTTAATT aaagaTACCTTCAATAAAAACCATGTATCTACACAATATATGGACAGT aTGCAATATGTTGCTCAAGTAAACGGAGAACGAATCCCTGTACAGATC TCTGACACAGATGCAGATAGAAATTACGAGGGTTATTCTATCAATTACTATGCTACTATGGATGCAACTATTATTATCTATGATATTTCCAACCAG GAATCTTTAGAAAATGTGACGGAAATTTGTAAACGATGGCAAAGATTCAGTTCCCGTAAAACGAAACCTGTTGCTATTCTTGTAGGGAACAAATCTGATATAAAGCGTGAAATTAACAAAGAAGACGTGGAg ATTTTTGCAGAACAGAAACAAATACCTCACATAGAAACAAGcgcaaaattaaatgaaaacgtAACCGAAATGTTCATGTCAATAATCAAACGACTTATAGAAAATGACAGTGATGGTACAGGTGATTATGATGATGATGTTGATGATAGTGATGATGGTGATGATACTGTACCTATAACCTCAAAGAAAAATAGCAGCTGCAGTTGTGTTATAAGTTAA